Proteins encoded within one genomic window of Bdellovibrio sp. ArHS:
- a CDS encoding group II truncated hemoglobin: MDTSKTPYELLGGEEPLRKIVKRFYQIMDSVPEARGVREMHPGNLQSSEDKLFMFLSGWLGGPSLFVEKYGHPRMRARHMPFKIGKSERDQWMLCMVQAFEDENVPEPLRSELLHALLRLADHMRNQEEK; encoded by the coding sequence ATGGACACTAGTAAAACACCGTACGAACTTTTAGGTGGCGAAGAGCCTCTTCGCAAAATCGTCAAACGCTTTTATCAAATCATGGACTCCGTGCCCGAGGCCCGTGGTGTGCGGGAAATGCATCCCGGTAACCTGCAAAGCTCTGAAGACAAGCTTTTTATGTTTTTAAGTGGTTGGTTGGGCGGTCCCAGTCTTTTCGTGGAAAAGTATGGGCATCCGCGCATGCGTGCACGGCATATGCCTTTTAAGATTGGCAAATCCGAGCGGGATCAATGGATGCTTTGTATGGTGCAGGCATTTGAAGACGAAAATGTTCCGGAGCCTTTGCGTTCAGAACTTCTTCACGCGCTGTTGCGTCTTGCGGATCATATGCGGAATCAGGAAGAGAAATAG
- a CDS encoding hydrogen peroxide-inducible genes activator — protein MTLTQLEYILAVADTGSFSHAARQCHVTQPTLSMQIQKLEDELGVVLFDRTKQPIKATSIGEEIILQARLVVRDAQHLKEIVDDAKGSLKGELRIGIIPTLAPYLLPLFLKQMKDLYKNLHLTFEEIQTENMVERIRNHSLDLGIVVTPIDDLNIANHVLFYEPFSAYFAKGHPLLAKKTIDEKDLSIDDVLLLNEGHCFREQSLALCRNKKQLISADRTFTFESGSLETLKKLVDQGENFTLLPWLATLDVQDKKRLRNFSDPVPTREVSLIHGPHFQRKALLKALIENIKKNLPEGLSSVRSKNQLKVDNPLGSLK, from the coding sequence ATGACACTGACTCAACTCGAATACATTCTTGCCGTCGCCGATACTGGAAGCTTTAGCCACGCTGCCCGCCAATGTCACGTGACGCAGCCGACGTTGAGCATGCAGATTCAAAAACTGGAAGACGAACTGGGCGTGGTTCTTTTCGACCGCACCAAACAACCTATTAAAGCCACCTCGATTGGCGAGGAAATTATTCTTCAAGCACGCCTGGTGGTGCGCGATGCCCAACACCTGAAAGAAATCGTTGATGATGCCAAGGGGTCTTTAAAAGGCGAGTTGCGTATTGGCATCATTCCGACTCTCGCTCCCTACCTGCTTCCCTTGTTTCTCAAACAGATGAAAGATCTTTATAAAAATCTGCATCTGACTTTTGAAGAAATCCAGACCGAGAACATGGTCGAGCGAATTCGCAATCACAGTCTGGATTTAGGCATTGTCGTGACTCCGATTGACGATTTGAATATCGCCAACCATGTTTTATTTTACGAACCTTTCAGCGCCTACTTCGCCAAGGGTCACCCTCTGTTGGCCAAAAAGACCATCGACGAAAAAGATCTTTCTATTGATGACGTGCTTTTGCTGAACGAAGGTCATTGTTTCAGAGAACAAAGCCTTGCCCTTTGTCGCAATAAAAAACAGCTCATTTCTGCGGACCGGACTTTCACATTTGAAAGTGGCAGTCTGGAAACCTTAAAAAAGCTTGTCGATCAAGGCGAAAACTTCACCCTGCTTCCTTGGCTTGCGACCTTGGATGTGCAGGATAAAAAGCGTTTAAGAAATTTTTCAGACCCGGTTCCAACCCGGGAAGTCAGTCTCATTCATGGACCCCATTTTCAAAGAAAAGCTTTACTCAAAGCGCTTATTGAAAACATAAAGAAAAACCTGCCCGAAGGATTGAGCTCGGTTCGATCTAAAAACCAATTAAAAGTGGACAATCCGCTAGGCAGTCTCAAATAG
- a CDS encoding transcriptional regulator, with the protein MATHLPGWTELKRELMEKWHELKERDLENTRGDAQSIVDLLEKKVGLAMDEASEKFAEIASHYHLYDEPEERPANIEKEKKERVLELKPKKPANRDRKPKDDFLA; encoded by the coding sequence ATGGCAACACACCTTCCAGGATGGACCGAACTGAAAAGAGAGCTCATGGAAAAATGGCATGAACTCAAGGAACGAGACCTTGAGAACACTCGTGGAGATGCGCAGTCCATCGTCGATCTACTGGAAAAAAAGGTGGGTCTGGCCATGGATGAAGCGAGTGAAAAATTCGCAGAAATAGCCTCTCACTATCACCTTTACGATGAACCCGAAGAGCGTCCAGCAAATATCGAAAAGGAAAAGAAAGAGAGAGTCCTAGAATTAAAGCCTAAAAAGCCGGCGAATCGGGATCGCAAACCGAAAGACGATTTTTTAGCCTAG
- a CDS encoding nuclear transport factor 2 family protein, giving the protein METSRQNESQPSKETLEVGKKLVELCKRGDNMKAIDWLYAENIESQEAAAMPGMPAQMRGIEAIRKKNKEWIEQMEVHSMDVAGPFPHGDRFAVHYKMDVSEKQSGKRYQMEEVALYTVANGKIVKEEFFYMM; this is encoded by the coding sequence ATGGAGACTTCACGACAAAATGAATCACAACCTTCCAAGGAAACCCTGGAAGTAGGTAAAAAGTTGGTCGAACTTTGTAAGCGTGGCGATAATATGAAGGCCATTGACTGGCTTTATGCGGAAAATATTGAAAGCCAAGAAGCGGCAGCGATGCCTGGTATGCCGGCGCAAATGCGCGGCATCGAAGCTATTCGCAAAAAGAATAAGGAATGGATAGAGCAAATGGAAGTGCACTCGATGGATGTTGCGGGGCCATTTCCGCACGGTGACCGTTTTGCTGTTCACTACAAAATGGATGTGAGTGAAAAGCAATCGGGAAAACGCTATCAAATGGAAGAAGTGGCGCTTTATACAGTTGCCAATGGTAAAATCGTAAAAGAAGAATTCTTTTATATGATGTAA
- a CDS encoding protein-L-isoaspartate O-methyltransferase, translating to MSTRIEQYQKRVLDKALPLSEKVVEAFYRYPRHLCVPEYTMAEAYSDHPLLLWNKPPYISTISQPSFVLKILDLLQIHHGHRVFELGSGSGWNTALMAYLVGESGKVISVEVIPELAIRAQKYLEKNRIFNALVKLGDGFEGDTSEAPFDRIIFTAGANEFPEKLFDQLKIGGLMIFVRENDLGYDFLELIEKQGNGMPLVLRTIPCSFVSVIRKSAGDADTPPA from the coding sequence ATGTCTACACGAATCGAGCAGTATCAAAAGCGTGTTCTGGATAAAGCTCTTCCCCTCTCGGAAAAGGTGGTAGAGGCTTTTTATCGGTACCCTCGTCATCTTTGTGTTCCTGAATACACGATGGCCGAAGCATACTCAGATCATCCTCTTCTTTTGTGGAACAAACCTCCCTATATATCGACAATTTCACAGCCAAGCTTTGTTTTAAAGATTTTGGACCTTTTGCAAATTCACCACGGGCACCGTGTTTTTGAATTAGGCTCAGGAAGCGGCTGGAACACAGCCTTGATGGCTTATTTAGTTGGCGAGTCTGGGAAAGTCATTTCAGTCGAAGTTATTCCCGAGCTTGCCATTCGCGCACAAAAATACTTGGAAAAAAATAGGATCTTTAATGCTCTGGTTAAGTTGGGGGATGGGTTTGAGGGCGATACCTCAGAGGCACCCTTTGACCGAATCATCTTTACGGCGGGAGCAAATGAATTTCCCGAAAAGCTTTTCGATCAGTTGAAGATTGGAGGGCTGATGATTTTTGTTCGTGAAAACGATCTTGGCTATGACTTTTTAGAGCTGATTGAAAAGCAGGGCAATGGCATGCCGTTGGTCTTACGGACGATTCCTTGTTCCTTTGTGTCAGTGATTCGTAAAAGTGCAGGGGATGCGGACACACCCCCTGCGTAG
- the gltS gene encoding sodium/glutamate symporter — MELTALQTLAFSALVVYFGRFLKKKIHFIEKYNLPSPVIGGFVVALVLAILKSHGLFEIRFTKTFEETLMIAFFASIGYSASLKLLKEGGRTVVFFLALTVGGLILQILAGIGAAKAMGLHPLMGVLTGAVSLTGGPGTSLAFGPLFEAAGVQGASAIGLTTAMGGILLGGLVGTPLATHLINKRRLKASLGSEVDASSDAPVIQARIGSDLLYHFLAIALIMGFGTTLSSWINSLGITLPIYIGSMLIAALFRNIEDIKPVFKIKAEWIEEIGAVSLTLFIATAIMSLKLDELRHAALPILIFLTLQVVLVALTAIGPAFWVAGKDYEGAIISAGYVGFMMGTSANAMANMSSLAHKYGPAPKAFLVVPLVGSCFIDFINAALITFCINYLS; from the coding sequence ATGGAACTTACAGCACTACAAACTCTCGCCTTTTCAGCATTGGTTGTTTATTTTGGTCGCTTCTTAAAAAAGAAGATCCACTTCATCGAAAAATACAATCTTCCGTCACCCGTCATCGGCGGCTTTGTTGTGGCCCTTGTTCTCGCTATTTTAAAAAGTCATGGTCTTTTTGAAATTCGCTTTACCAAGACATTTGAAGAAACCCTGATGATCGCTTTTTTTGCATCCATCGGTTACTCGGCTTCTTTAAAGCTTCTAAAGGAAGGCGGAAGAACGGTGGTATTTTTTCTGGCTTTAACAGTCGGAGGTCTTATTCTGCAGATTCTTGCCGGAATAGGCGCCGCCAAAGCCATGGGTCTTCATCCACTCATGGGAGTTTTAACGGGCGCAGTTTCACTTACGGGAGGACCTGGAACATCCCTGGCTTTCGGACCTCTTTTTGAAGCCGCAGGAGTACAAGGTGCCTCGGCGATCGGCCTTACCACAGCCATGGGGGGAATTCTTTTAGGAGGTTTGGTCGGCACCCCTTTAGCCACTCATCTAATTAATAAACGGCGTCTTAAAGCGAGCCTGGGAAGTGAAGTAGATGCCTCTAGCGACGCACCGGTGATTCAAGCACGTATCGGAAGCGACCTTCTTTATCACTTTCTTGCCATCGCTTTAATTATGGGATTTGGCACGACATTAAGTTCATGGATCAATAGCCTGGGAATCACTCTACCTATTTACATTGGCTCTATGCTCATTGCCGCCTTGTTCAGAAATATTGAAGATATTAAACCCGTTTTTAAAATTAAAGCCGAGTGGATTGAAGAGATTGGAGCTGTCTCTTTGACACTTTTTATCGCGACCGCTATCATGTCGTTGAAACTTGATGAACTTCGCCATGCCGCTTTACCGATATTGATCTTCTTAACTCTACAAGTGGTTCTCGTCGCTCTTACCGCCATCGGACCGGCATTTTGGGTTGCGGGAAAAGATTATGAAGGGGCCATCATCAGCGCAGGTTATGTCGGTTTTATGATGGGCACATCCGCAAATGCTATGGCCAACATGTCTTCTTTGGCGCACAAATATGGTCCCGCGCCAAAGGCCTTTCTTGTCGTGCCTCTGGTCGGTTCGTGCTTCATTGATTTCATCAATGCCGCGTTGATTACTTTTTGTATTAATTATTTAAGCTAA
- a CDS encoding ferritin-like domain-containing protein: MRSQSAHSSKELTRKLQPVGQEEAGTESVVETLKKTLSDEYFLYLKTQNCHWNVEGPLFFSLHKLFEEQYNELAEFVDRTAEVVRALKARAPGSFKEFKEFSSIQEASDKMNANQMIDVLSQDHTNMAIALKSRLEVAEDAEETSAVTLYEDLIGFHEKAAWMIRSHRS; this comes from the coding sequence ATGAGATCACAATCAGCCCATTCATCAAAAGAACTTACCCGAAAGCTGCAACCGGTGGGCCAGGAAGAGGCAGGTACGGAGAGTGTCGTGGAAACTCTGAAAAAAACTCTTTCTGACGAATACTTTCTTTATCTGAAAACACAAAACTGCCATTGGAATGTCGAAGGGCCCTTATTCTTCTCTTTGCATAAACTTTTTGAAGAGCAATACAATGAACTCGCCGAATTCGTCGATCGCACGGCCGAAGTGGTCAGAGCTCTGAAGGCTCGGGCGCCGGGGTCTTTCAAAGAATTTAAAGAGTTTTCTTCTATTCAAGAAGCCTCAGACAAGATGAACGCCAATCAAATGATAGATGTTCTTAGCCAGGACCACACGAACATGGCGATTGCTCTGAAGTCTCGGCTTGAAGTTGCCGAAGATGCGGAAGAAACAAGTGCGGTGACTTTGTACGAAGATCTTATCGGCTTTCACGAAAAAGCGGCTTGGATGATTCGCAGTCATAGGTCGTAG
- a CDS encoding KH domain-containing protein translates to MLTDTTIQENAIRERLAKVLQSVIQEMTSCQDNIEVTFNAGEKTTIYKVILPQEFRGKLIGSQGKNITALRNIIGAMAGNHGFRAIIELVV, encoded by the coding sequence GTGTTAACGGATACGACAATACAGGAAAATGCAATTAGGGAGCGACTGGCTAAAGTACTTCAAAGTGTTATTCAGGAAATGACATCTTGCCAAGATAACATCGAAGTCACGTTCAATGCGGGCGAAAAAACGACGATTTACAAAGTGATTTTGCCGCAGGAATTTCGGGGAAAATTAATCGGCTCGCAGGGGAAAAACATTACGGCTCTTCGTAACATCATCGGCGCGATGGCGGGAAATCATGGATTCCGCGCCATCATCGAACTGGTTGTCTGA
- a CDS encoding DUF6279 family lipoprotein: protein MKPIALLALCAFFASACARLDIAVNWADTFIAAKVDDYFDISSEQSKSLKKSLQSDFKKIKQDVLPQWIKSAKDLERDVASDSLSQEKIQRTFEMVTSSFEHFTAHFSRTAVDFIGTTKNDQWTYFAKAFNEKNEDDLKEISSSHYEKKQKKRYFKYFEMFLGDLTEEQTHLIEKHLRESPYPAELKIKNRKHIYQVFVEKRQHPDGLKEFVAKFSEKPESFNLPEYNQAVHTYQVNLKNLLTAVLKTLNKNQKRELCDNLLEKVAQLEKIRGRS from the coding sequence ATGAAACCAATCGCCTTATTGGCTCTGTGCGCTTTTTTTGCATCCGCGTGTGCCCGCCTCGATATCGCCGTGAACTGGGCCGACACCTTTATTGCCGCGAAAGTGGATGACTACTTCGACATCTCTTCTGAGCAAAGCAAAAGTCTGAAAAAATCATTACAAAGCGATTTTAAGAAAATAAAACAAGACGTTCTACCCCAGTGGATCAAGAGCGCCAAAGATTTGGAACGAGATGTCGCCAGTGATTCTCTTAGTCAGGAAAAAATCCAGCGGACTTTCGAAATGGTGACTTCCAGCTTTGAACACTTCACAGCGCACTTTTCCAGAACGGCTGTGGACTTCATTGGCACGACCAAGAACGACCAATGGACCTACTTCGCAAAGGCTTTTAATGAAAAAAATGAAGACGATCTGAAAGAGATCTCTTCTTCGCACTATGAAAAAAAACAGAAAAAACGCTACTTCAAGTATTTTGAAATGTTTCTTGGAGATTTAACCGAAGAACAAACACATCTTATTGAAAAACATCTGCGGGAATCCCCTTACCCTGCCGAATTAAAGATTAAGAATCGAAAACATATCTATCAGGTCTTTGTTGAAAAACGTCAGCATCCCGACGGGCTAAAAGAATTTGTCGCCAAGTTTTCCGAAAAGCCCGAAAGTTTCAATCTACCTGAATACAATCAGGCGGTGCACACCTATCAAGTGAATCTTAAAAATCTGCTGACGGCCGTCCTGAAGACCTTAAATAAAAATCAAAAACGGGAACTCTGTGACAACCTTCTGGAAAAAGTGGCACAACTTGAGAAAATTCGCGGCCGCTCCTAG
- a CDS encoding ATP-binding protein, whose product MKIKLAEKTKRIGFFLIGPLWVALIAGLMHLTQYTSWEIPNPAPFLVLGVILSCYYGGFKPGIITSLLSWLYIAYHLTYLSPPIIDLAADTHKRLVNWGLTLPIVSIAVGLLKARSEAHLQRELTQRRLREEELQSSEERMRAILNSANDAFVAIDINSQIREWNNQAEKTFGWTRDEVLGRSLTEVLIPDDYRNAHLQGLKRFQLTGEGPILNKRIEVPTKHKSNQDISVELTVYPIRQKENLMFGAFLRDITEKKQEDRLSFLQYQVTRILAEESSLKAAVPRLLETLVRGVNWPLAELWLTDKKRQNFYYTDNYCLSSELREKFLTLSHPLFLPKDQGLFPQTEGAAHPLHIVKALKNSDYPRAQLVQSANFQSLLYCPLIDNNEVIGALCFLHDEKIDTDQNLLNSLDDISKHISLFILRTWAEEDLTRLSKDLEIKVQQRTEELGIVNTQLKKEIAEKQILYEQAQTANRLKDEFLATISHELRTPMNVILGHSELLYGEELSESEKQKSIEAIYRNTKAQVHIVSDILDVSRFITGRVQLHLELVDMSEIVAVAVESILPAASAKNIEVKEDVGSSKCYVTGDPTRLQQILWNLLSNAVKFTSHHGKVLVKLERQSSNIVVSVRDSGKGIDPVFLPYVFERFRQEDSSTTRKFGGLGLGLAITKNLVEAHGGTIQASSDGKGLGATFTITLPVTVLEIPEEPTTREPFHLNSLRTPLKGLRILVVDDQPDAQALIRTILKKSGAEPTITSTATEAFKLLIKLKPHVLISDVGMPDKDGYELIGMIRRLPTNMGGGVKAICLTAYAHDEDHKKALDMGFDEHLAKPVEAKQLIRSISKLVGRYFAHH is encoded by the coding sequence ATGAAAATAAAACTTGCAGAAAAAACGAAACGTATCGGGTTCTTTCTTATCGGTCCTCTTTGGGTCGCACTGATTGCCGGTTTAATGCACCTCACCCAGTACACCTCGTGGGAAATTCCCAATCCTGCACCCTTCCTGGTACTCGGTGTGATTTTATCTTGCTATTATGGTGGATTCAAACCAGGGATTATTACCAGCTTATTGTCTTGGCTTTATATCGCTTATCATCTGACTTACCTAAGCCCTCCAATCATTGATTTAGCGGCCGACACCCATAAGAGACTCGTCAACTGGGGCCTCACTCTGCCGATCGTAAGTATTGCTGTTGGTTTATTAAAAGCCCGTTCCGAGGCTCATTTGCAAAGAGAACTTACACAAAGACGATTGAGAGAAGAAGAATTACAAAGCTCTGAAGAACGTATGCGCGCCATCCTGAATTCGGCCAATGATGCGTTCGTTGCCATCGACATCAATAGTCAAATTCGTGAGTGGAACAATCAGGCTGAAAAAACTTTTGGCTGGACCCGGGATGAGGTCTTAGGACGTTCTTTGACGGAGGTGCTGATTCCCGACGACTATCGGAATGCGCACTTACAAGGGCTAAAGCGTTTCCAACTGACAGGCGAAGGCCCCATCCTCAATAAACGCATTGAAGTGCCGACAAAACATAAATCGAATCAGGATATCTCTGTCGAGCTGACGGTCTATCCCATTCGGCAAAAAGAAAATCTTATGTTTGGGGCCTTTCTGCGCGACATCACCGAAAAGAAACAGGAAGATCGACTTAGTTTTTTACAATATCAGGTTACGCGAATTTTAGCCGAAGAGTCGTCTTTAAAAGCGGCCGTGCCTCGCCTGCTGGAAACTTTGGTTCGCGGCGTGAATTGGCCTTTGGCAGAACTGTGGCTCACAGACAAAAAGCGCCAGAATTTTTATTATACTGATAACTATTGCCTGTCTTCGGAGTTGCGTGAAAAATTTCTGACTCTTAGCCATCCCCTTTTTCTGCCAAAAGACCAAGGGTTGTTTCCTCAGACGGAAGGAGCTGCGCATCCACTTCATATCGTCAAAGCCCTGAAAAACTCGGACTATCCGCGTGCGCAGTTGGTTCAGTCCGCAAATTTTCAATCATTACTTTATTGCCCCTTGATCGATAATAACGAAGTGATTGGCGCGTTGTGTTTCCTGCACGACGAAAAGATCGACACCGACCAAAATCTGTTAAACAGTCTGGATGATATTTCCAAACACATAAGTCTTTTCATCTTAAGAACCTGGGCCGAGGAAGATTTGACTCGCCTTTCAAAAGATCTGGAAATAAAAGTCCAACAGCGAACCGAAGAACTTGGAATCGTCAATACACAGTTGAAAAAAGAGATCGCAGAAAAGCAGATTCTCTATGAGCAAGCCCAGACAGCAAACCGCCTGAAAGATGAATTTCTGGCAACTATATCGCACGAATTGCGCACCCCTATGAATGTGATTTTAGGACACAGTGAACTTCTTTACGGCGAAGAACTTAGCGAAAGTGAAAAGCAAAAATCGATTGAGGCGATCTACAGAAATACGAAAGCTCAGGTCCACATCGTCAGTGATATTCTGGATGTTTCCCGCTTTATTACCGGCCGCGTGCAACTGCATCTTGAATTGGTTGATATGTCCGAAATCGTCGCAGTAGCCGTGGAATCCATCCTGCCTGCCGCAAGTGCGAAAAACATCGAGGTGAAAGAAGATGTCGGTTCGTCGAAATGTTATGTCACTGGTGATCCCACACGTTTGCAACAAATACTCTGGAATCTTCTTTCAAACGCGGTCAAATTCACATCACATCACGGCAAGGTTCTGGTTAAGCTAGAACGACAATCTTCCAACATTGTGGTCAGTGTGCGTGATTCCGGAAAAGGCATCGATCCTGTATTTCTACCCTACGTTTTCGAACGCTTTCGTCAAGAGGACTCTTCCACCACACGGAAGTTTGGCGGTTTAGGACTGGGGCTGGCTATCACAAAAAACCTGGTTGAAGCCCATGGTGGAACCATTCAAGCGAGCAGTGATGGCAAGGGGCTGGGGGCGACCTTCACCATCACCCTGCCTGTCACCGTCCTGGAAATCCCCGAAGAGCCCACGACACGAGAACCTTTCCACTTAAATTCTTTGCGCACACCTTTAAAAGGCTTGCGAATTTTAGTCGTCGACGACCAGCCCGACGCGCAAGCGCTGATTCGAACGATCCTAAAAAAGTCCGGAGCGGAACCTACGATCACATCCACGGCCACGGAAGCTTTTAAGCTTTTGATAAAACTAAAACCCCATGTGCTCATCAGTGATGTGGGAATGCCTGATAAAGACGGTTATGAATTGATCGGAATGATCCGTCGCTTGCCGACTAACATGGGGGGAGGCGTGAAGGCGATTTGCCTGACCGCTTATGCGCACGACGAAGATCACAAAAAAGCGTTAGACATGGGCTTTGACGAACATCTAGCAAAACCGGTTGAGGCAAAACAATTGATTCGTTCCATCAGTAAGTTGGTGGGACGTTATTTTGCGCATCACTAA
- a CDS encoding protein-glutamine glutaminase family protein — protein MKMVLVFLITLSFSLAWGQENLHSFVNGLDKTLQHLQDAKTPPCTHEPLAPRTAQTTKYDGKEVTSLSEAEAQALFKDMQSHTEIPFEFAIAGCEERAHEMSRLMLLKGIRPLKMFASVDENKSPRLEIPHPNGKDIRRWKFHVAPLIMVRVQGKEVPYILDPSIEKKAVPLSEWKKHMTRHEPQMPVQMDATVAEQYDKAGRYVRPFNDENSNRENQERLKEYKEYAKDPEGENLYLFQMERDLERMGY, from the coding sequence ATGAAAATGGTGCTCGTTTTTCTTATCACGTTGAGTTTTAGTCTGGCCTGGGGGCAAGAAAACCTTCATTCGTTCGTAAATGGCCTGGATAAAACTTTACAACATCTTCAGGATGCAAAGACGCCCCCCTGTACTCATGAACCTTTAGCGCCACGAACGGCTCAGACGACGAAGTACGATGGGAAAGAGGTCACTTCACTGTCTGAGGCGGAGGCGCAGGCTCTTTTTAAAGATATGCAGTCTCATACCGAGATTCCTTTTGAGTTCGCGATAGCGGGCTGCGAAGAGCGTGCCCATGAAATGTCCCGGCTGATGCTTTTAAAAGGCATTCGTCCTTTAAAGATGTTTGCTTCGGTCGATGAAAACAAATCCCCCCGTCTTGAGATCCCGCATCCCAATGGCAAAGACATCCGACGCTGGAAGTTTCATGTCGCACCCTTAATCATGGTGCGAGTTCAAGGAAAAGAAGTCCCGTACATTCTTGATCCTTCGATAGAAAAAAAAGCGGTGCCCTTAAGCGAGTGGAAAAAGCATATGACCCGTCACGAGCCACAAATGCCCGTTCAGATGGATGCGACCGTCGCCGAGCAGTACGATAAGGCGGGCCGCTATGTTCGCCCCTTCAATGATGAAAACTCGAATCGGGAAAATCAGGAAAGACTGAAAGAATATAAAGAGTATGCAAAAGATCCCGAGGGTGAGAATCTGTATCTCTTTCAAATGGAACGAGACCTGGAGCGCATGGGATACTAG
- a CDS encoding ZIP family metal transporter: protein MGSALLGLAAGIITGGSTMLGALPILQKETKSWNPWRSLNLDFAIGMMLAAAAFNLIGPAYTSASGAFGVSLALLLGVVSIYGISHFIHSFSPAQYSLHRRAWLFVTAMMLHNLPEGLASGAALSADSLSHANGWTVVGAIVFQNFPEGLATAAAFLSIGLSRRAAFMGAAMTGVMEILGGAAGGVFASMTNASLPYILAFAGGAMISVTLEEIFAKLKETKMRYLMQKEFVLGAMSVILMNWIVT, encoded by the coding sequence ATGGGCAGTGCTTTGTTAGGTTTAGCGGCAGGAATTATCACCGGTGGTTCCACCATGCTGGGGGCCCTGCCGATTTTGCAGAAAGAAACTAAATCATGGAATCCTTGGCGCAGCTTGAATCTGGACTTCGCTATCGGCATGATGTTGGCGGCCGCTGCCTTTAATTTGATCGGGCCCGCTTATACTTCCGCATCGGGAGCCTTTGGAGTTTCCTTGGCATTGCTCTTGGGAGTGGTCTCCATCTATGGAATCAGTCATTTCATTCATAGCTTTAGCCCCGCCCAATATTCTCTGCACCGTCGGGCATGGCTCTTTGTCACGGCGATGATGCTGCACAATTTGCCGGAGGGACTGGCCTCTGGAGCCGCACTCAGCGCCGACAGTCTTTCCCATGCTAATGGCTGGACAGTTGTGGGGGCAATCGTGTTTCAAAATTTTCCGGAAGGACTGGCCACGGCAGCGGCCTTTCTTTCTATCGGCCTATCCCGTCGAGCCGCATTTATGGGAGCTGCCATGACTGGCGTGATGGAAATTTTAGGTGGCGCTGCTGGTGGTGTTTTTGCATCCATGACAAATGCCAGCCTGCCCTACATCTTGGCCTTTGCTGGGGGCGCTATGATCAGTGTGACTCTGGAAGAAATTTTCGCCAAGTTGAAGGAAACGAAAATGCGCTACCTAATGCAGAAAGAATTTGTTTTAGGAGCGATGTCGGTTATTTTAATGAACTGGATCGTCACTTAA